From Carya illinoinensis cultivar Pawnee chromosome 5, C.illinoinensisPawnee_v1, whole genome shotgun sequence, one genomic window encodes:
- the LOC122311170 gene encoding auxin-responsive protein SAUR21-like, translated as MALLLPGIMHAKKILCRSVFGLAKSIPKGYFAVYTGKDQKKQFVVPISYLNEPSFQELLSKAEEEFGFDHPMGGLTIACREDVLINIISRLNAF; from the coding sequence ATGGCTCTCCTATTACCTGGTATCATGCATGCTAAGAAGATTCTCTGCAGGTCTGTTTTTGGTCTTGCTAAAAGTATTCCAAAAGGCTACTTTGCAGTCTATACTGGAAAGGACCAGAAGAAGCAATTTGTAGTTCCCATATCATACCTGAATGAGCCTTCATTTCAAGAATTGTTGAGTAAGGCGGAGGAAGAATTTGGGTTTGATCACCCAATGGGCGGTCTCACAATTGCCTGCAGAGAAGACGTCTTaatcaatatcatttctcgcttaAATGCATTTTAG